In Candidatus Defluviilinea proxima, a single genomic region encodes these proteins:
- the mtaB gene encoding tRNA (N(6)-L-threonylcarbamoyladenosine(37)-C(2))-methylthiotransferase MtaB, whose amino-acid sequence MKIYLDTIGCRLNQSEIETMARQFRAAGHEIVASADSADMAVVNTCAVTNDAASVSRSKIRQISRAGVDEIIATGCWTTLQPQKALELPNVSRIIANDRKDQLVLDVLNLPQESFDVEPISRQPLPGLHRRTRAFIKVQDGCDNQCTFCITTVARGEGRSRPLADVILDIQSALDGGTKEIVLTGVHLGSWGYDLSTSLKAGFGSHITDLIKAILRETDTPRLRLSSLEPWDLSPDFFSLWTNKRLMPHLHLPLQSGASSTLKRMLRKTTPESFRELVSAARDVVPDVAITTDIIAGFPGETEEEFAETLDFVREINFAGGHVFTYSARPGTGAARMKGQVRPELRKKRNHILTDLLEESAKSYREKFIGKKTSVLWEATSEMGEWGWKMEGLTENYLRVNAFAPSPRWNEIDHVLLEEVDGDRMKGVITKMG is encoded by the coding sequence ATGAAGATTTACCTCGATACCATCGGATGCAGACTCAACCAAAGCGAGATCGAAACCATGGCACGACAATTCCGTGCCGCGGGACATGAGATCGTCGCGTCTGCTGATTCGGCAGACATGGCAGTGGTCAACACCTGTGCTGTGACGAACGATGCCGCATCCGTTTCGCGCAGTAAGATTCGCCAGATATCGCGGGCAGGTGTGGATGAAATTATTGCAACAGGTTGCTGGACGACCCTCCAACCGCAAAAAGCTCTTGAACTACCAAACGTGTCTCGCATCATTGCGAATGACCGCAAAGATCAACTTGTGCTCGATGTATTAAATCTCCCGCAAGAATCTTTTGATGTTGAACCCATCTCCCGTCAACCTTTGCCGGGATTGCATCGTCGCACGCGTGCCTTCATCAAAGTGCAGGATGGCTGCGACAATCAGTGCACGTTCTGCATCACGACCGTCGCACGTGGTGAGGGGCGAAGCCGTCCGCTTGCCGATGTGATTCTCGATATTCAGTCCGCGCTGGATGGTGGCACGAAAGAGATTGTCCTCACCGGCGTCCACCTCGGCTCATGGGGTTATGACCTTTCGACTTCGCTCAAGGCAGGTTTCGGTTCACACATCACAGACCTAATCAAAGCAATTCTTCGGGAAACGGACACTCCACGCCTCAGACTTTCCTCCCTCGAACCTTGGGACTTATCTCCAGACTTTTTCTCCCTCTGGACGAATAAACGCCTCATGCCTCACCTTCATCTGCCTCTACAATCTGGAGCCTCATCCACCCTCAAGCGGATGCTCCGTAAGACCACACCAGAGTCGTTCCGTGAGTTGGTCTCTGCCGCGCGTGACGTGGTGCCCGATGTTGCCATCACAACCGATATCATTGCCGGCTTCCCCGGCGAAACGGAAGAAGAATTCGCAGAGACCCTTGATTTCGTGCGTGAGATCAATTTTGCAGGTGGTCATGTTTTCACGTATTCAGCAAGACCCGGTACCGGGGCGGCAAGGATGAAGGGGCAGGTCAGGCCCGAGTTAAGAAAGAAGCGGAATCATATCCTGACGGATCTGCTGGAAGAATCGGCCAAATCCTATCGCGAAAAATTTATTGGAAAGAAAACGTCCGTATTGTGGGAAGCCACTTCTGAGATGGGTGAGTGGGGTTGGAAGATGGAAGGCCTGACCGAGAATTATCTGCGTGTCAACGCCTTTGCGCCCTCGCCGCGTTGGAATGAGATCGATCACGTGTTGTTGGAAGAGGTAGATGGCGACAGGATGAAGGGCGTAATTACGAAGATGGGATAA
- the def gene encoding peptide deformylase encodes MTLRTIVTLPDPVLRRKAHAVTKFDKDLITLLDDMVETMREAPGVGLAAPQIGLSERIIVVEYYEHEEDEENDENEEAPKKVWAMVNPEIVKASEETLMGAEGCLSIPGLVGEVERHAEVLVKGMNRHGKPMRVKAKGWLARIFQHEIDHLNGVMFTDRATRVWRPQQEVEPEQEV; translated from the coding sequence ATGACCCTCCGTACTATTGTGACTCTCCCCGACCCGGTATTGCGCCGCAAAGCGCATGCTGTGACAAAATTTGATAAAGACCTTATCACCCTGCTTGATGACATGGTGGAAACCATGCGTGAAGCACCGGGTGTCGGTCTCGCCGCTCCGCAGATCGGGCTCTCTGAACGTATTATCGTTGTTGAATATTATGAGCATGAAGAAGATGAAGAAAACGACGAGAACGAGGAAGCACCCAAGAAAGTTTGGGCCATGGTCAATCCTGAGATCGTCAAAGCCTCCGAAGAGACTTTGATGGGTGCGGAGGGCTGTCTCTCGATCCCCGGTTTAGTGGGCGAGGTGGAACGCCATGCGGAAGTGCTGGTCAAAGGGATGAACCGTCACGGCAAGCCGATGAGGGTCAAAGCGAAAGGTTGGCTGGCGCGTATCTTCCAACATGAAATTGACCATTTGAACGGCGTCATGTTCACGGACCGGGCCACACGCGTCTGGCGGCCTCAACAAGAAGTGGAACCTGAACAGGAAGTTTGA
- a CDS encoding cyclic nucleotide-binding domain-containing protein, translating to MIDISARIAFLKKLHLFYGLEDDDYEAIAENLEELSIDNGGVVFEQESKSENFYMIYRGSVRIVRKQEGKENLLAVLVKNDYFGEMGLIARRKRSGTVTATSDTTLLVLNRADFEEMFKHSAQLRLNMDVAIRSRKLARSLRFKWLRPDEVIYFLARKHKIVLYQKLVAPVLVLAVPIGLFSAWLTITPIVIVLLASILSLVAAILWIIWTVVDWGNDYYIVTNQRVVWLEKVVGIYDSRQETPIGTILSVGIETDQLGRMLDYGNVIIRTFVGKIPFNHVTHPEQAKRMIEEYWNRTKEHAVGVEKEALKNAVRKRLGLPLQNAGRGFGEPAPVAQKTTPPPKMSAGWQAILKFLGTNTLKLRYESGENVIYHKHWIVLVLDAWISLFSSIGLLLMFVIRLFQLMFDPNAALIDFQNGFNPDTWATIFFIAFFPMAGWFVYKVIDWSNDKFEVTNEQIIDIDRQPFGAETRNAAQLENIMGTNYERTGLLGNIFNFGTVHITVGGTKMAFEDVMDPATVQSDIDRRRMARQAKQNEAKIAGDRDRMAEWLAFYHQSAEQFKEEERKFKKGGG from the coding sequence GTGATTGATATTTCCGCTCGAATCGCTTTCCTGAAGAAGCTCCATCTCTTTTATGGCTTGGAAGATGATGACTATGAAGCCATTGCTGAGAATTTGGAAGAATTATCCATTGATAATGGCGGCGTGGTATTCGAGCAGGAGAGCAAATCTGAAAATTTTTATATGATCTATCGGGGGAGCGTACGGATCGTCCGTAAACAGGAAGGGAAAGAAAACCTGCTCGCGGTTCTGGTGAAGAACGATTATTTTGGTGAGATGGGTTTGATCGCGAGAAGAAAACGTTCTGGTACAGTGACGGCGACCAGTGATACAACTCTGCTTGTATTGAATCGTGCTGACTTCGAAGAGATGTTCAAGCATTCTGCCCAATTACGCTTGAACATGGATGTGGCGATCCGAAGCCGTAAATTAGCACGCTCCTTGCGCTTCAAGTGGTTGAGGCCTGATGAGGTGATCTATTTTCTGGCACGTAAACATAAGATCGTGTTGTATCAGAAATTGGTGGCGCCTGTTTTGGTATTGGCTGTGCCAATAGGCTTATTCTCTGCCTGGCTAACCATTACACCGATCGTCATTGTTTTGCTTGCAAGTATTTTGTCTTTAGTCGCTGCCATCCTATGGATCATTTGGACGGTGGTGGATTGGGGTAACGATTATTACATTGTGACTAACCAACGCGTGGTGTGGCTTGAAAAAGTCGTAGGTATTTACGATAGCCGTCAAGAAACACCCATCGGCACGATCCTTTCTGTGGGTATAGAGACAGACCAGTTGGGGCGCATGTTGGATTATGGGAATGTCATCATCCGTACGTTCGTGGGAAAGATTCCATTTAATCATGTGACGCATCCTGAACAAGCCAAGCGCATGATCGAGGAGTATTGGAATCGTACGAAGGAACATGCGGTGGGCGTGGAGAAGGAAGCGTTGAAGAATGCTGTCCGCAAGCGACTTGGCCTGCCTCTGCAAAACGCAGGGCGTGGATTTGGTGAGCCAGCGCCTGTTGCTCAAAAGACTACGCCGCCTCCCAAAATGAGTGCAGGGTGGCAGGCGATTTTGAAGTTTTTAGGCACAAACACGCTCAAGCTTCGCTATGAAAGTGGCGAGAATGTGATCTATCACAAGCATTGGATTGTATTGGTCCTGGATGCATGGATTTCGCTTTTTAGTTCGATTGGATTACTGTTGATGTTTGTGATCCGTTTGTTTCAATTGATGTTCGACCCGAATGCCGCGTTGATCGATTTCCAAAACGGGTTCAACCCCGATACATGGGCGACGATCTTTTTTATAGCCTTTTTCCCGATGGCGGGTTGGTTCGTTTATAAAGTGATAGACTGGAGCAATGATAAATTCGAAGTGACGAATGAGCAGATCATTGATATTGATCGTCAGCCATTTGGTGCAGAAACGCGCAACGCCGCCCAGTTGGAGAACATCATGGGGACCAATTATGAGCGCACGGGCCTTTTAGGCAATATCTTTAATTTTGGAACCGTGCACATCACAGTCGGCGGTACGAAAATGGCCTTTGAAGATGTCATGGACCCGGCCACTGTTCAATCCGATATTGATCGCCGCCGTATGGCGCGCCAGGCAAAACAGAATGAAGCCAAGATCGCTGGTGACCGAGACCGCATGGCGGAATGGCTGGCCTTTTACCACCAGTCTGCAGAACAGTTCAAGGAAGAAGAAAGAAAATTCAAAAAGGGAGGCGGGTAA
- a CDS encoding redoxin domain-containing protein: MQVNQPAPDFELPDLQGTLHKLSDYRGRIVVVNFWSCECPHSERADGLLAELLKKWGGDVALLLIASNQNESAQRLEEAARNRSIPKVLIDAEHLIADLYEAVTTPHVFVVDRDGILRYQGAIDDVTFRQRTPTHFFLDEAVGSLVNGHLPTLTETPAYGCAIIREI; this comes from the coding sequence ATGCAAGTCAACCAACCCGCGCCCGATTTCGAATTGCCTGATCTGCAAGGCACGCTCCACAAACTAAGCGATTACCGCGGCAGGATCGTCGTTGTCAATTTTTGGTCGTGTGAGTGTCCGCATTCGGAGCGGGCCGATGGTTTGCTGGCGGAGTTGCTCAAGAAATGGGGTGGGGATGTGGCTTTGCTTCTCATCGCCTCGAACCAGAACGAATCCGCTCAAAGATTGGAAGAGGCCGCTCGAAACCGAAGCATACCGAAAGTCCTGATAGACGCGGAGCACTTGATCGCAGACCTTTATGAAGCTGTTACAACTCCACACGTATTTGTCGTGGACCGGGACGGCATCCTGCGCTATCAGGGCGCGATAGATGATGTTACGTTTCGCCAAAGGACACCGACCCACTTCTTTCTGGACGAGGCGGTTGGGTCGCTCGTCAATGGGCATTTACCCACGCTGACAGAAACTCCTGCTTATGGGTGCGCAATCATCCGTGAAATTTGA
- a CDS encoding flippase-like domain-containing protein — MKKWQFWLGVLISILFIWLSLRGLKLSEFWGAVKQANYLWLIPGIAVYFVGVWVRAWRWHYLLGPIKKIPTKTMFPITTIGYMGNNIYPARAGEVLRAVILKRKEGVSVSASLATIIVERIFDGVVMLAFIFVNLSELTKLTGASGFVGNIQQVAIIGTGVFLGALAVFLLAAMFPQVTAKVGLWFVERLLPKRLHEKVIGLMSKFLDGLASLRSPFNVLMVFFTSVIIWLLETGKYWFVMHAFDFSVSFFALMLMNGIVNLATTIPSAPGYIGTFDAPGIAVLTAYGVEHSIAAGYTLVLHVALWVPITALGAYYLAREGIKWNDSLRAETEEIES, encoded by the coding sequence ATGAAAAAATGGCAATTCTGGCTCGGGGTGCTGATCAGCATCCTTTTTATATGGCTGTCGTTACGCGGCCTGAAACTTAGCGAATTTTGGGGCGCGGTCAAACAGGCAAATTATCTGTGGCTGATCCCCGGTATCGCTGTATATTTTGTCGGCGTTTGGGTGCGGGCATGGAGATGGCACTACCTGCTGGGCCCCATCAAAAAGATTCCCACCAAGACCATGTTCCCCATCACAACCATTGGCTACATGGGTAACAACATTTACCCCGCCCGTGCCGGGGAAGTGTTGCGAGCGGTCATTCTCAAACGAAAAGAAGGCGTCTCAGTATCTGCCTCGCTGGCGACCATCATCGTGGAACGCATTTTTGATGGCGTGGTGATGTTGGCCTTTATCTTTGTGAATCTCTCAGAGTTGACAAAACTCACGGGCGCATCTGGTTTCGTAGGCAATATTCAACAAGTGGCTATTATCGGCACGGGAGTTTTCCTCGGCGCGCTCGCTGTGTTCCTTTTGGCGGCTATGTTTCCACAAGTCACAGCAAAGGTGGGATTGTGGTTCGTCGAGCGGCTGTTACCCAAAAGACTTCACGAAAAAGTGATCGGGCTGATGAGCAAGTTTCTCGATGGGTTGGCATCGCTCCGTTCACCATTCAATGTGCTGATGGTCTTCTTCACCTCGGTCATCATCTGGCTATTGGAAACTGGCAAATACTGGTTCGTGATGCATGCTTTCGATTTCAGCGTTTCATTCTTTGCGCTGATGTTGATGAACGGCATTGTCAATCTGGCAACGACGATCCCCTCCGCGCCCGGGTATATCGGTACCTTCGATGCGCCCGGCATTGCCGTGCTCACCGCCTATGGTGTGGAACACTCCATCGCGGCTGGATACACGCTCGTGCTTCACGTGGCGTTGTGGGTTCCGATCACAGCTTTGGGCGCGTATTATCTTGCGCGTGAAGGCATCAAGTGGAATGATTCGCTACGGGCTGAAACAGAAGAGATTGAATCGTAA
- a CDS encoding response regulator, which translates to MTQPGNLQHKKMRVLIADDIQETRRNTRLMLAAIDDVEVVAIASNGVQALQLAKEHCPDIVFLDINMPEMDGLTAYKEIQKILPGTGCVIISAEKDTSTLRMAMSMGVQEYLIKPFTVEELEEAVARVHQKVEQTRKKLAEDTQLRKQREAYLLQLATEYAKSHRSDDKAIQVFEHLVENPQCEMRWIQNLAMIYIIRQKWDRLKVLAEKAEKRNK; encoded by the coding sequence ATGACGCAACCCGGGAATCTTCAACATAAGAAAATGAGAGTGCTCATCGCCGATGACATTCAGGAAACGCGCCGAAACACCCGCCTGATGTTGGCCGCCATAGATGACGTGGAGGTCGTTGCCATTGCTTCGAACGGGGTACAGGCTTTGCAACTGGCGAAGGAACATTGCCCCGATATTGTCTTCCTCGATATCAACATGCCGGAAATGGATGGCCTGACCGCCTACAAGGAAATCCAAAAGATATTACCTGGCACCGGGTGTGTCATCATCTCGGCCGAAAAAGATACAAGCACATTACGCATGGCCATGTCAATGGGCGTGCAAGAATACCTCATCAAGCCGTTCACGGTGGAGGAGCTTGAAGAGGCAGTGGCAAGAGTGCACCAGAAGGTGGAACAAACCCGCAAAAAACTTGCAGAAGATACGCAACTCCGCAAGCAACGTGAGGCCTACCTCCTACAACTGGCAACAGAATACGCCAAGTCGCACCGCTCAGACGACAAGGCCATTCAAGTGTTCGAACATCTCGTTGAAAACCCGCAATGTGAAATGCGTTGGATCCAAAACCTGGCAATGATCTACATCATCCGCCAAAAATGGGACAGGCTCAAGGTCCTTGCGGAAAAAGCCGAAAAACGAAACAAATAA
- a CDS encoding NAD(P)/FAD-dependent oxidoreductase: MRIAIIGAGYAGMSAAYDLKKAGHDIVIYESAEYVGGLASGFKEPHWDWSVEKFYHHWFQSDASMMGIINDLGLMDKVIFPRPLTVMLYKDKFYPFDSIINALLFPGLGFGLNKIRFGFVGLFLRLTNNWKALEKTTTDAWMMKWAGKQVYEQMWKPMLVGKFGPFYQDVNMAWMWARMHARTSRLGTFEGGFQKFADLFAEKLREMGVEIRLGANVKFIKRNQDKGLMIDAGGKVESFDQVLVTTSPNLMAKLCLDLPEEYLKGLLELKSMGAVVMVVSLKHQLSKDGYYWFNLPKEAGFPMLALVEHTNFVSKDHFGGDHIVYAGDYLELGHEYFSMSDDELLDRFIVAFEKINPEFSRDWIKKVWVTKTNYAQPVPLVNHSKNIPAIQTPIEGLYFASMSQVYPWDRGTNFAVEIGRRAARMMLGK; the protein is encoded by the coding sequence ATGAGAATTGCAATCATCGGTGCGGGGTATGCAGGCATGTCTGCCGCATATGATCTAAAAAAAGCTGGACATGACATTGTCATTTACGAATCGGCTGAGTATGTAGGTGGGTTGGCTTCTGGATTCAAAGAACCGCACTGGGATTGGTCCGTAGAGAAGTTTTATCACCACTGGTTCCAATCCGATGCTTCGATGATGGGCATCATCAACGATCTGGGGTTGATGGACAAAGTGATTTTTCCACGTCCGCTCACGGTGATGTTGTATAAAGACAAATTTTATCCCTTCGACTCGATCATCAACGCGCTTCTCTTTCCTGGACTTGGATTTGGTCTCAACAAAATACGCTTTGGCTTTGTCGGACTCTTTCTTCGCCTCACAAACAACTGGAAAGCTCTCGAGAAAACCACTACCGATGCATGGATGATGAAGTGGGCGGGCAAACAAGTCTACGAACAGATGTGGAAACCGATGCTGGTGGGTAAGTTCGGTCCGTTCTATCAAGATGTAAACATGGCGTGGATGTGGGCACGCATGCACGCACGGACGTCACGCCTTGGCACATTCGAAGGCGGCTTTCAAAAGTTCGCTGATCTCTTCGCAGAGAAACTCCGCGAGATGGGTGTGGAGATTCGGCTCGGGGCGAATGTCAAGTTCATTAAACGGAATCAGGATAAAGGTCTCATGATCGACGCGGGCGGCAAGGTCGAGTCGTTCGATCAGGTGCTGGTCACCACGTCCCCGAATCTGATGGCAAAGTTATGTCTTGATCTGCCCGAAGAATATTTAAAGGGACTGCTCGAGTTGAAGTCGATGGGCGCAGTGGTGATGGTGGTTTCGCTCAAGCATCAACTTTCGAAGGATGGCTATTACTGGTTCAACCTGCCGAAGGAAGCGGGCTTCCCGATGTTGGCGTTGGTGGAGCACACGAATTTTGTTTCGAAAGATCATTTCGGCGGCGACCATATTGTGTATGCAGGCGATTATCTGGAATTAGGTCACGAGTATTTTTCGATGAGCGATGATGAGCTACTGGATCGTTTCATCGTCGCATTCGAGAAGATCAACCCCGAGTTCTCACGTGACTGGATCAAAAAGGTTTGGGTCACGAAGACAAATTATGCACAACCCGTGCCATTGGTGAATCACTCAAAGAATATACCCGCGATACAAACACCGATTGAAGGATTATATTTCGCTTCGATGAGTCAAGTCTACCCATGGGATCGTGGTACGAACTTCGCTGTGGAGATCGGACGTCGCGCGGCGAGGATGATGTTAGGGAAGTGA
- a CDS encoding OsmC family protein: MSVRTSSAEWKGTLKEGAGTMKVGSGAYDGPYTWASRFDTGPGTNPEELIGAAHAGCYSMFLSALLTKAGFTPTRISTTAVVHLTDGPTISLIELNSEVEVPGLTDADLQTHAEAAKAGCPVSKALAAVPEIKLVAKLVG, from the coding sequence ATGTCTGTTAGAACATCATCTGCGGAATGGAAGGGCACCTTGAAAGAAGGCGCCGGTACAATGAAAGTAGGAAGCGGCGCGTACGATGGTCCGTATACTTGGGCATCACGCTTTGATACGGGACCCGGCACAAACCCCGAAGAATTGATCGGTGCGGCGCATGCCGGGTGTTATTCCATGTTCCTCTCGGCCCTGCTCACCAAGGCTGGATTCACCCCCACGCGTATCTCTACTACTGCCGTCGTCCATCTCACCGATGGCCCCACGATCTCATTGATCGAACTGAACTCCGAAGTGGAAGTCCCCGGCCTGACCGATGCCGATTTGCAAACCCACGCTGAGGCCGCGAAGGCAGGTTGCCCAGTCTCGAAGGCGCTGGCGGCTGTGCCGGAGATCAAGTTGGTTGCAAAGCTTGTTGGATAA
- a CDS encoding alkaline phosphatase family protein, which yields MEKLNEHFIKPRYDEGGFAGIPNRVINAFQSEKYDAVVLFLIDGFGWRFYERFQDSPFIQRIAKRGEIKKITSQFPSTTAAHLTTIHTGLPVGQSGVYEWLYYEPHLDKVIAPLLFSHAGTKMRDTLKRTKVDPSLLYPQGIFYPRLRQMGVTPYVFGSREYTPSIYSSAVMDGAELRGFKTLSESFINLSELLEKQTNPIFVHLYFDKIDAVCHEYGPTSPQAEAEMETFLLLMENYFERIFTGKKRVLFLMTADHGMSEVDPQTTTYLNTHADFKGIENFIKTNRKGKLIVPAGSSRDMFLYIKDDMLDDAQSFLKRRLEGRADVVKTDALIADGYFGPEISSRFRERVGNLVVLSYWNETVWWYEKDRFEMKFYGHHGGLTPQEMETILYSYEV from the coding sequence ATGGAAAAACTCAACGAACACTTTATAAAACCCCGTTACGACGAGGGCGGCTTTGCGGGAATCCCAAATCGCGTTATCAACGCATTCCAATCAGAAAAGTATGATGCCGTGGTTTTATTCTTGATCGATGGTTTCGGTTGGCGCTTCTACGAACGCTTTCAAGATTCACCGTTCATCCAACGCATCGCCAAACGCGGAGAGATCAAGAAGATCACATCGCAATTCCCATCCACAACCGCCGCACACCTGACGACAATTCACACGGGGTTGCCTGTCGGTCAGAGCGGCGTGTATGAGTGGCTTTACTATGAACCGCATTTGGATAAAGTCATTGCGCCGTTATTGTTTTCGCATGCAGGCACAAAGATGCGCGACACGCTCAAACGCACGAAAGTTGATCCGTCGCTTTTGTACCCGCAGGGAATTTTCTATCCCAGGCTCAGGCAAATGGGCGTCACACCGTATGTATTCGGGAGTCGCGAATACACACCATCCATCTATTCCAGTGCGGTGATGGATGGCGCCGAACTGCGTGGCTTCAAAACGCTTTCCGAATCGTTCATCAACTTGAGCGAACTGCTCGAAAAACAGACCAATCCCATTTTTGTTCATTTGTACTTCGATAAGATCGACGCTGTCTGCCATGAATACGGTCCCACCTCCCCACAAGCCGAAGCAGAGATGGAAACATTTCTGCTGCTGATGGAAAATTATTTTGAACGGATCTTTACCGGCAAAAAGCGCGTCCTATTCCTGATGACTGCGGATCATGGCATGTCCGAGGTTGATCCACAAACAACGACTTATCTCAACACCCACGCCGATTTTAAAGGCATCGAGAACTTCATCAAGACGAACCGTAAAGGGAAGTTGATCGTACCAGCCGGGTCCTCACGCGATATGTTCCTGTATATCAAAGATGATATGCTCGACGATGCCCAGTCGTTTTTGAAAAGGCGGCTCGAAGGCAGAGCAGACGTCGTTAAGACCGATGCGTTGATTGCGGACGGGTATTTCGGCCCGGAGATTTCGTCCCGTTTTCGCGAGCGCGTCGGGAATCTCGTTGTGTTGTCCTATTGGAATGAAACCGTGTGGTGGTACGAAAAAGACAGATTCGAAATGAAGTTCTACGGTCATCACGGCGGGTTGACCCCGCAAGAAATGGAAACGATCCTCTATTCTTATGAGGTGTGA
- a CDS encoding sulfatase: MKNKKVQYIGLIILALLVVAAGIYYSIQRSQRLASLPNFVYILTDDLDFPLMPYMPNTNKLIGEQGATFTNYYVTSSACCPSRASMIRGQYPHNTDILENSPGFEQFYRNGEDDDTLALWLDKVGYKNSFIGKYLNLYPAGVKRSYITPGWSDWHVYLYNITPDIYFAYTLNENGKLVRYHKKDEDYSTDVFRDRALEFLEKNAKSRTPFFLYISTSAPHGPSTAAPRHDNLFQDLKYPQGPSFHEEDVSDKPQIVQKLGKTGGTFDTEDANSLFRQRVRSVQAVDEMVAAVVQQLEASGQLDNTYIIFTSDNGFRMGEHNLPSGKMLGYEEDIHVPFLIRGPGIPPNSTVTPMIANIDIAPTFAELAGAKAPEFVDGRSFVRFLDGTQNDTTDWRKAFAIETGYLDKTSNVISYRGVRTETFKYIEYENDELEFYDLKNDPYELNNLASSLGPKTLGILHSWLGELTTCKADTCRQIENSVPDINIKE; encoded by the coding sequence ATGAAAAATAAAAAAGTTCAATATATTGGGTTGATCATCCTCGCCCTTCTCGTTGTAGCCGCAGGTATTTATTACAGCATTCAAAGGTCACAACGGTTGGCGAGTCTTCCCAATTTTGTTTACATCCTGACGGATGATCTGGATTTCCCGTTGATGCCATACATGCCGAACACGAACAAGCTGATCGGCGAACAGGGAGCCACATTCACAAATTACTATGTGACATCTTCAGCATGTTGTCCATCGCGGGCTTCGATGATACGAGGGCAATATCCGCACAATACGGATATTCTGGAGAACTCTCCGGGCTTCGAGCAGTTCTACCGCAACGGAGAGGACGATGATACGCTCGCATTGTGGTTAGATAAGGTGGGGTATAAAAACTCGTTCATTGGGAAGTATCTCAATCTCTATCCTGCCGGGGTCAAACGTTCTTACATCACGCCTGGCTGGAGCGATTGGCATGTTTATCTCTATAACATCACGCCCGATATTTATTTTGCTTATACGTTGAACGAGAATGGCAAGCTGGTAAGGTATCACAAAAAGGACGAGGACTACAGCACCGATGTGTTCAGGGATCGAGCGCTCGAATTTCTGGAAAAGAACGCCAAAAGCCGTACTCCCTTCTTCTTGTATATTTCAACCTCTGCCCCACATGGTCCCAGCACGGCGGCTCCACGCCATGACAATCTCTTCCAGGATCTGAAATATCCTCAAGGCCCCTCATTTCACGAAGAGGATGTCTCAGATAAACCGCAGATCGTCCAAAAACTGGGAAAGACCGGCGGAACGTTCGATACAGAAGATGCCAATTCTCTCTTTCGACAACGCGTGCGGTCTGTGCAAGCAGTCGACGAAATGGTCGCGGCTGTTGTACAGCAACTTGAAGCCAGCGGTCAACTCGATAACACCTACATTATCTTCACGTCGGATAATGGCTTCCGCATGGGAGAACACAATCTGCCATCTGGGAAAATGCTGGGGTATGAGGAAGATATCCATGTCCCATTTTTGATCCGTGGCCCGGGCATCCCACCGAATTCAACGGTCACTCCCATGATCGCAAACATAGATATTGCACCAACCTTTGCCGAATTGGCTGGAGCAAAAGCTCCTGAGTTTGTAGACGGTCGGTCTTTTGTCCGCTTTTTGGATGGCACACAGAACGACACCACAGATTGGCGAAAAGCCTTTGCCATCGAAACAGGCTATCTCGATAAAACTTCGAACGTCATTTCCTATCGAGGCGTAAGGACTGAAACATTTAAGTACATTGAATATGAGAATGACGAGCTGGAATTCTACGATCTGAAAAACGACCCGTATGAGCTCAACAACCTTGCATCCAGCCTCGGCCCAAAGACTCTGGGAATCTTGCATTCATGGCTTGGAGAGTTAACAACCTGCAAGGCTGATACTTGTAGGCAAATAGAAAATTCGGTACCGGATATCAATATCAAAGAGTAA